The Solanum stenotomum isolate F172 unplaced genomic scaffold, ASM1918654v1 scaffold38100, whole genome shotgun sequence sequence TTTACATTCATGAAGGGCAttcttgtaaataaataaattattcttaaaatttattattttaaatacaacaaaccaaacactcaataaaaaataatcttatcataacttatcccatcataattAATCTCATCataatttatttcatcataactaattttatcataacttgaattcaaaCTAAACGGCTTTAAGTTTAATAAATTGAGCATTCACTTATAAAAGACTACAAgtttctcaatattttttcaccattttcttTTCATAACTTATAATTGTCATTATGAGAAGAAAGAAATATGGGTCTAAAAGGTAAGTTAATAACTTCAATAGAAGTGAAGTGTGAAGGACACTCGATTCATGATATTCTTCATACCACTATGCATCATGTACCACTATAAGTCGTTCTATCAACCAATTTGAGATTCATGAAGATGAAATCGTAAAAATTGGTTCGATTATTAGCTGGAATTATGACGACGGACGGTAATGCACATTTTTCAAACCCTTCTCTCTCACACTCACAATATGATGTTTGATTACCATGCATATATATTCCAAGGGAAGCCTTTTGCTTCAAGAAATCttaatttaaattatctttattttaaaatttatttcatcTGCTCCAACTAACACTAAGACAATATTTATTACTCATAATATTTAGTTACTCAATATTCgccaaattaaaaatattctatgatttaatattattattagtctTTAATAGTGTATGCTTTAGAAGATATACCACcaattaaatactaaaaaaaaaaattacagaaaaagaCTTTTTTCCGTAGaatattaactttttttttaccaaacataaataattaaatcaaaattatatttttttcttaataattctTATATTCTCCAGACCTCCACAATGTAAAGCTCTTCTTTTTCGAGATTTTTTAAGATAAATGCATAAGTATTCCAATATATGGCCGAAATCTCatagacacacttatactataataaggttctattaccctccaaacttattttataaataattttctatccctttcggcctacgtggcactatcttgtgggctcAGCGcgtgttgataattttttcaaggatagtgccacgtaggcctaAAAggagtagaaaattatttataaaataagttcggagggtaataggaccttagtatagtataagtatGTCTCTAGGATTTCGGGGATAagttgggggtacttatgcatttccctaatttaattcataaaaagatagaaaattcaaatattaatgagctttaaataattttttaagcaAATGAGAATGAAAAACGAggaaaatttttaaataagataaaatattattttgtaaatatttaagTCTTTCATGAGGAATTGAGCTGCTGCTGACCTAAGAGTAACATctcttgtattttttattatataatgaTTATAGgcggacaaaaaaaaaattccaaacaaATTATTGAAGTCATCGATCCTCACAAGAAATTAATCCGTTGGAAATTCATTGAAGGAGATGTGTTGGAGATGTATAgttcttttactattttaacATCTTGTGAACCTCAGTGGATTACATGGACAATTGAGTACGAAAAGAAAACTGAAGACACCCCAGAACCCCTCAATGAATTGGGTCTTATACTTAACTTGAACAAGGATATAGAGGGTCACCTTCTCAAGAAttaatatatatgtgtgtgtatgaTGAATAACTGGCAATATTAATAAGTTTTAGCTATCGtgtgaaataattaatattgtgTTTGAAATATATTGTATATGTCAATCTCTTTCTATGGATATATTTTCAATGGTCAGTAGTATATGTAAGATATTGCACTTTGTTAGAATAATCAAAGcccacttttattatttaaaagctTCATTAAGTTTGATACCTTGTATTAGTCAACAATGCATCATTTGGAATTTCTTAGAGAAAATAAAGTCTGCAACAATTGAGATACTGGTGTGTTTGATATGGagggaaaaaattgaaaaaaattatcactaAGAAAGTAAGTtcgttaaaaataaataaaatggctTTTCTAATGAAagtatagaaaataaattaaagtctGCAAGTGACATTTCACATTGATTGTTTCTTCTCCACCCTCTAGCACACCTGTTGGAAGGTATGAGTCCACCAGTGATCACAGGACCAGGTCCCCAGACAGAATAAAAGtgtcaaaaataaataactcaaagtAAAACAGGCACAAGCgtttttacgtggaaacctcattgctcaagggagtaaaaccacgacctatcACACAGGGTTTTCAATTGCTTTCACTAATCACAAGCAAaaatgtatacaaatttcaACTTACAACAATGAGACTAAACTCATAATCTCACACTAAGTAATACTCCTATTACTTATTGAGCCAAAGCAATGCATTCATTGCCCACTATATTAACTAACACtaattaatatagacttcaAACCGTAAGACACAAAGTTAATTCTAACAATGTTCTTACACTCACTACACATAAGAGTTTGAAACGGTTATTATAAGAgtgaaacgaatcctacaaGTTTAGCACAGTACGAGAATTCAAAACAACAACACGCTGATTACACTTCTTCAGTTGATCAGGTCCCTTGTTGTATCTGTATTTTGAAGCTTGGTTTCTTGGAAAGACTCACTCGCTCACTTTGAATCAATGAATCATAAAATTGTTTGTTTCTTTGAGTATATCAATTAAGAAGAATTGTTGACCAAtggacaaacaacctcgtccGCTCCTATTGGTGAAGTACATTGACTTGCTTCACCAACCGCCTGACATGACAGCTTTACAATTGTGCCCCTTTCTTAACCTGGACGATACTAACTCTGTCAGGGACCTGGTCCCGACATTtatgaggatcatcaaaacatcttaAATACAACAATACCTCATCTTTATCCCACCACTTGTTGCCCTCATCTCCACCACGTtatttgtctagattatatacagatattttatgataatattttttgtttattaccAAACACAAATAAGTAAGAGATCcacttatttttctaaaaaaacttttatgaaaatattttcttcatacCTAACACAGCTTAGGTACAGAAGGTGAGccaaatcctaagaaaattaattaattgagtgTCCACTAATTATAGCACATGTCAATCTAATAAATCTGATCCTCTTGATTATTGAATAGGCACatgttaaaatttcaaatttgggaaAATGGAGAAATTAGGTACTTGAGGTGATCAGCCAAATCCTAAAGGTTTAATATATTGAGAGTTCACTTATAAAAGATTATTAGTTCTCAATAttttttcaccattttcttTTCACCACTTATAACTGTCATTctgagaaaaaagaaatatgggCCTAAAAGGTAAGTTAATTGCTTCAATAGAAGTAAAGTGTGGAGGACACttgattcatgatatttttCACACCAATGCGCATCATGTACCCACTATAAGTCGTGCTTTCAATCGATTTGAGATTCATGAAGGTGAAATCGTAAAAATTGGTTCAATTATTAGCTGGAATTATAATGACGGTAACACACATTTTTCGACTCTTTCTCTCCCTCTCTATCACTCACACAATATGATTTACTTGCAtcaattttctatatttagaTGTATTTGGtaatataaaagttatttttcacgaaattaaaataattttcatgaaAAAGTTATTTAATGATGTTCAACTACAATTTATATTCCAAGGAATGCCTTTTGCTTTAAGAAAGGAAAAGAACTTCTTTCACTTGTGTGGGAAGTAAtatcttagttttaaaattttattttatctgcTCCAACTAACACAGagacattatttattaatatttagttatttaaaaggttcttcaaattaaaatattctgttatttcttaatattattattagtctTTAATAGTGTATGTTTTAGGTAATATATATCATTCCACCAATTAAATACTAAAAGATATATTTTGCAGAAAAAGACTTTTTCCGTGGAATATTACTCTTGTTATAtcaaacataaataataaaatcaaaattataattttcccTAATAATTCTCATATCCTCCACAATGTTAGCACTTCTTTTTCGAGATTTTTAAAGATAACTCCATTCATGAAAGtagaaaattcaaatattcatgagcattaaataatttttgaagaaaatgagaatgaaaaaggaggaaaaaatttaaataagataaaaatgttattttgtaAATGTTTAAGTctttcatgaggattatagcAATTGAACTAAGAGTAACACATCTctcgtattttttttattataatgattATAGGTGGACAAAACAAGTTTACAAAGCAAATTATTGAAGACATCGATCCTCATAAGAAATCAATCCGTTGGAAAATCATTGGAGGAGATGTGTTGGAGATGTATAATTCTTTTACTATTGCAGTAGCTTGTGAACCTCAATGGGTAACATGGACAATTGAGTATGAAAAGAAAACCGAAGACACTCCAGAACCCCTCATTGAATTGGGTATTATTCTCGACTTAAACAAGGATATAGAGGGTCACCTTGTCAAGAATTAAAAGCTCTATCTAtcttttgtgtgtgtgtttacACACATACATATCTATGTGTGTTTATATGATGAATAATTGACAATATTGGCAAGTTTTAGCCGtcttgtaaaataaataatattgtgtttgaataatatattttataacaacTCATATAAAAATTAAcgtactatttttattttatttttttggtaattccTCAATAATACTtccatctatatatattttagcaaataaaaaattcaCTCTCAATATACCATTTATTCAacactaccaaaaataaataaaattaaaattacctTATAACTAATCT is a genomic window containing:
- the LOC125852662 gene encoding MLP-like protein 28; this translates as MGLKGKLIASIEVKCGGHLIHDIFHTNAHHVPTISRAFNRFEIHEGEIVKIGSIISWNYNDGGQNKFTKQIIEDIDPHKKSIRWKIIGGDVLEMYNSFTIAVACEPQWVTWTIEYEKKTEDTPEPLIELGIILDLNKDIEGHLVKN